A single window of Doryrhamphus excisus isolate RoL2022-K1 chromosome 5, RoL_Dexc_1.0, whole genome shotgun sequence DNA harbors:
- the zgc:103559 gene encoding allantoinase, mitochondrial isoform X1, protein MHAAFTCVLTKDMELGSTVTAVRSTRVLSGEVHPGVVVIKNGKIHQVLSDQEFTEDAASAVLDVGDSVVMPGIVDCHVHVNEPGRTSWEGFWTATRAAAAGGVTTIVDMPLNSIPPTTTLANFQQKLREATGKCFVDTAFWGGVIPGNQLELQPMIQAGVAGFKCFLIHSGVDEFPHVSDCDLHAAMKQLQGTGSVLLFHAEREVQQTSGGDGDPNQYTTFLQSRPDVMEVEAIRTVAQLCLQYQVRCHVVHLSSAQPLTLIQEARQAGAPLTVETTHHYLSLSAENIPAGATQFKCCPPIREAKNQELLWGALKAGQIDMVVSDHSPCTPDLKKLDCGDFSQAWGGISSLQFGLPLFWTSAGLRGFQLADVVRLLCRNTAQLCGLGQQKGSLEPGYDADLVIWDPEREFEIKAEGIHHKNKLTPYLGVTLRGVVTATIVGGRLVYRDGSFSSETLGKPLLIPPRTTPEEEKTQM, encoded by the exons ATGCACGCTGCATTCACCTGTGTGCTGACGAAAG ACATGGAGCTGGGATCAACAGTGACGGCTGTGAGGAGCACCAGGGTTCTATCGGGAGAAGTCCACCCTGGGGTGGTCGTGATTAAGAATGGTAAAATCCACCAGGTGCTCTCAGACCAGGAGTTTACCGAGGACGCTGCCTCTGCG GTCTTGGATGTGGGTGACAGCGTGGTGATGCCGGGGATCGTGGACTGCCACGTTCATGTTAACGAACCCGGCCGTACTTCGTGGGAGGGTTTCTGGACCGCCACtagggcggcggcggcgggaggTGTTACTACCATTGTGGACATGCCGCT AAACAGCATCCCTCCCACCACCACGCTTGCTAATTTTCAGCAGAAGTTGCGGGAGGCGACGGGCAAGTGTTTCGTGGACACGGCCTTCTGGGGGGGCGTGATTCCTGGCAATCAG CTGGAGCTCCAGCCCATGATCCAGGCGGGTGTGGCCGGCTTCAAGTGCTTCCTCATCCACAgcggggtggacgagttccccCATGTGAGCGACTGCGACCTGCACGCTGCCATGAAGCAGCTGCAAGGCACAGGAAGTGTGCTGTTG TTTCATGCTGAGAGGGAGGTCCAACAAACAAGCGGGGGCGATGGCG ACCCCAACCAGTACACCACCTTCCTGCAATCCAGACCAGACGTGATGGAGGTGGAAGCCATCCGCACCGTGGCACAGCTCTGCCTGCAGTACCA GGTGCGTTGCCATGTGGTCCACTTGTCCTCCGCTCAACCGCTGACCCTCATCCAGGAGGCGAGGCAGGCCGGCGCTCCCCTTACGGTGGAGACCACCCACCACTACCTCAGCCTGAGTGCGGAGAACATACCCGCCGGGGCCACGCAGTTCAAGTGCTGCCCCCCCATCAGAGAAGCCAAAAACCAG GAGCTGTTATGGGGGGCGCTGAAAGCTGGACAGATCGACATGGTGGTGTCGGACCACTCCCCCTGCACACCTGACCTCAAGAAGCTGGACTGTGGGGACTTCAGTCAGGCCTGGGGAGGAATTTCATCTCTGCAGTTTG GCTTACCGCTGTTCTGGACCTCAGCTGGTCTGAGAGGCTTCCAGCTGGCCGATGTGGTCCGCCTGCTCTGCCGAAACACGGCCCAGTTGTGTGGTCTCGGCCAGCAGAAGGGCAGCCTGGAACCTGGCTATGATGCAGACCTGGTCATTTGGGACCCGGAGAGAGAATTTGAG ATTAAAGCGGAAGGCATCCATCATAAGAACAAG ttaACTCCATACCTGGGTGTTACACTGCGAGGAGTGGTGACTGCCACCATCGTGGGGGGACGGCTGGTGTACCGTGATGGCTCCTTCAGCTCTGAGACTCTGGGGAAGCCCCTCCTCATCCCTCCAAGGACCACCCCGGAGGAAGAGAAGACACAGATGTGA
- the zgc:103559 gene encoding allantoinase, mitochondrial isoform X2 has protein sequence MELGSTVTAVRSTRVLSGEVHPGVVVIKNGKIHQVLSDQEFTEDAASAVLDVGDSVVMPGIVDCHVHVNEPGRTSWEGFWTATRAAAAGGVTTIVDMPLNSIPPTTTLANFQQKLREATGKCFVDTAFWGGVIPGNQLELQPMIQAGVAGFKCFLIHSGVDEFPHVSDCDLHAAMKQLQGTGSVLLFHAEREVQQTSGGDGDPNQYTTFLQSRPDVMEVEAIRTVAQLCLQYQVRCHVVHLSSAQPLTLIQEARQAGAPLTVETTHHYLSLSAENIPAGATQFKCCPPIREAKNQELLWGALKAGQIDMVVSDHSPCTPDLKKLDCGDFSQAWGGISSLQFGLPLFWTSAGLRGFQLADVVRLLCRNTAQLCGLGQQKGSLEPGYDADLVIWDPEREFEIKAEGIHHKNKLTPYLGVTLRGVVTATIVGGRLVYRDGSFSSETLGKPLLIPPRTTPEEEKTQM, from the exons ATGGAGCTGGGATCAACAGTGACGGCTGTGAGGAGCACCAGGGTTCTATCGGGAGAAGTCCACCCTGGGGTGGTCGTGATTAAGAATGGTAAAATCCACCAGGTGCTCTCAGACCAGGAGTTTACCGAGGACGCTGCCTCTGCG GTCTTGGATGTGGGTGACAGCGTGGTGATGCCGGGGATCGTGGACTGCCACGTTCATGTTAACGAACCCGGCCGTACTTCGTGGGAGGGTTTCTGGACCGCCACtagggcggcggcggcgggaggTGTTACTACCATTGTGGACATGCCGCT AAACAGCATCCCTCCCACCACCACGCTTGCTAATTTTCAGCAGAAGTTGCGGGAGGCGACGGGCAAGTGTTTCGTGGACACGGCCTTCTGGGGGGGCGTGATTCCTGGCAATCAG CTGGAGCTCCAGCCCATGATCCAGGCGGGTGTGGCCGGCTTCAAGTGCTTCCTCATCCACAgcggggtggacgagttccccCATGTGAGCGACTGCGACCTGCACGCTGCCATGAAGCAGCTGCAAGGCACAGGAAGTGTGCTGTTG TTTCATGCTGAGAGGGAGGTCCAACAAACAAGCGGGGGCGATGGCG ACCCCAACCAGTACACCACCTTCCTGCAATCCAGACCAGACGTGATGGAGGTGGAAGCCATCCGCACCGTGGCACAGCTCTGCCTGCAGTACCA GGTGCGTTGCCATGTGGTCCACTTGTCCTCCGCTCAACCGCTGACCCTCATCCAGGAGGCGAGGCAGGCCGGCGCTCCCCTTACGGTGGAGACCACCCACCACTACCTCAGCCTGAGTGCGGAGAACATACCCGCCGGGGCCACGCAGTTCAAGTGCTGCCCCCCCATCAGAGAAGCCAAAAACCAG GAGCTGTTATGGGGGGCGCTGAAAGCTGGACAGATCGACATGGTGGTGTCGGACCACTCCCCCTGCACACCTGACCTCAAGAAGCTGGACTGTGGGGACTTCAGTCAGGCCTGGGGAGGAATTTCATCTCTGCAGTTTG GCTTACCGCTGTTCTGGACCTCAGCTGGTCTGAGAGGCTTCCAGCTGGCCGATGTGGTCCGCCTGCTCTGCCGAAACACGGCCCAGTTGTGTGGTCTCGGCCAGCAGAAGGGCAGCCTGGAACCTGGCTATGATGCAGACCTGGTCATTTGGGACCCGGAGAGAGAATTTGAG ATTAAAGCGGAAGGCATCCATCATAAGAACAAG ttaACTCCATACCTGGGTGTTACACTGCGAGGAGTGGTGACTGCCACCATCGTGGGGGGACGGCTGGTGTACCGTGATGGCTCCTTCAGCTCTGAGACTCTGGGGAAGCCCCTCCTCATCCCTCCAAGGACCACCCCGGAGGAAGAGAAGACACAGATGTGA
- the agxta gene encoding alanine--glyoxylate and serine--pyruvate aminotransferase a has product MSSLSVPPPECLRRPLAVPHRHMFGPGPSNVPPRILQAGANPVIGHMHPETFEIMADIRSGIQYMFQTQNPMTLAVSGTGHTAMECAIFNAVEAGDCVLAAVNGIWGERAADMAERIGARVNTIVAPPGGFFTNAEIEQALSKHRPVLFFLAHGESSTGVLHPLDGIGQLCQKYGCLFLVDSVASIGGAPVYMDQQGIDILYTGSQKVLNAPPGTAPISFSERACQKIFNRRSKPVSFFLDLSWLANYWGCDGKPTRVYHHTGPVSAFYSLREGLAVLVEEGLQSSWERHRKVAEYFHAGLERMGLKLFVKDKTTRLPTVTTIVAPHGYDWKEITAYVMKTHNLEISGGLGPSVGMVLRVGLMGCNSSQTNVDMVLAALKDALTHCHKSKV; this is encoded by the exons ATGTCCTCTCTGTCCGTGCCGCCACCCGAATGTCTGCGGAGACCGCTGGCCGTTCCTCATCGGCACATGTTTGGACCGGGACCGTCGAATGTTCCTCCACGCATCCTGCAGGCCGGAGCCAATCCAGTCATCGGTCACATGCATCCGGAGACATTTGAA ATAATGGCTGACATCAGGAGCGGGATCCAGTACATGTTCCAGACTCAGAACCCCATGACGTTAGCGGTGAGCGGCACGGGCCACACCGCCATGGAGTGTGCCATCTTCAACGCCGTGGAGGCCGGAGATTGCGTGCTGGCGGCGGTCAACGGCATTTGGGGAGAGCGGGCGGCGGATATGGCCGAGAGGATAG GTGCCAGGGTAAATACCAttgtggcgccccctggtgGATTTTTCACAAATGCAGAAATAGAGCAG GCGTTATCCAAACACAGGCCTGTGCTGTTTTTCCTGGCACACGGAGAGTCATCCACTGGAGTCCTGCATCCTTTGGACGGCATCGGACAGCTGTGTCAAAA GTACGGATGCTTATTCCTGGTGGATTCAGTGGCGTCGATAGGAGGAGCTCCCGTTTACATGGACCAGCAAG GGATCGACATCCTGTACACGGGTTCTCAGAAGGTTCTGAACGCCCCGCCAGGAACGGCGCCCATCTCCTTCAGTGAGAGAGCATGCCAGAAAATATTCAACCGCAGATCAAAGCCTGTGTCGTTCTTCTTGGACCTGAGCTGGCTAGCAAACTACTGGGGGTGCGACGGCAAACCCACCAGAGT GTACCACCACACGGGCCCCGTCTCTGCTTTCTACTCCCTGAGGGAGGGCCTGGCTGTCTTGGTGGAGGAG GGTCTGCAAAGTTCCTGGGAAAGACACAGGAAAGTGGCAGAGTACTTCCATGCCGGCTTGGAGCGAATGGGTCTCAAGCTTTTCGTCAAAGACAAG ACCACAAGGCTGCCGACTGTTACAACAATCGTCGCTCCGCACGGATACGACTGGAAGGAGATCACAGCCTACGTTATGAAAACTCACAATTTAGAAATTTCCGGGGGTCTCGGACCGTCTGTCGGCATG GTGCTGCGTGTGGGACTGATGGGATGCAACAGCAGCCAGACCAATGTCGACATGGTGCTGGCGGCCCTGAAGGATGCTCTGACACACTGCCACAAGAGCAAAGTGTGA
- the dtymk gene encoding thymidylate kinase yields MACKRGALIVLEGVDKAGKTTQCKKLVQALQHNGHAAEMMRFPERTTTIGKLISAYLEKKSDLEDHTVHLLFSANRWEMVPEMKSKLEQGTTLVVDRYAFSGAAFTSAKPGFSLDWCMNPDVGLPKPDLVMFLQLSPAEAALRGQFGEERYENSVFQRTVQQRFEELMKDSSVNWKVIDASQSVEDVHNNITAQSLNIIHLAQEQHLGELWK; encoded by the exons ATGGCGTGTAAACGAGGTGCTCTCATTGTGCTGGAAGGGGTGGACAAAGCAGGGAAAACTACTCAGTGCAAGAAGCTGGTTCAGGCGCTGCAGCATAACGGACATGCCGCGGAGATGATGAGGTTTCCTG AAAGAACCACCACCATCGGAAAGCTGATTAGTGCTTACCTGGAGAAGAAGAGCGACTTGGAGGACCACACGGTGCACCTCCTCTTCTCCGCCAACCGCTGGGAAATGGT GCCTGAAATGAAGAGCAAACTGGAGCAAGGCACCACTCTGGTGGTGGACAGATACGCCTTCTCCGGTGCTGCGTTCACCAGCGCCAAGCCA GGCTTCAGCCTGGACTGGTGCATGAATCCAGACGTGGGTCTCCCCAAGCCAGACCTGGTCATGTTCCTGCAGCTAAGCCCGGCAGAGGCGGCGCTCCGAGGTCAGTTTGGGGAGGAGAGGTATGAGAACAGTGTCTTCCAGAGAACGGTGCAGCAGAGGTTTGAGGAGCTCATGAAGGATTCGTCTGTCAACTGGAAG GTCATCGATGCTTCTCAGAGTGTGGAGGACGTACACAACAACATCACAGCGCAAAGTCTCAACATCATCCACCTGGCTCAGGAGCAGCATCTGGGAGAGCTGTGGAAGTGA